Proteins encoded by one window of Lycium barbarum isolate Lr01 chromosome 11, ASM1917538v2, whole genome shotgun sequence:
- the LOC132619104 gene encoding serine/threonine-protein kinase D6PKL2-like, whose product MASAPSAKSGNQTAEQSSRRSSPSQASKSNKLEIATSKEREVVSKQIMVEPTVSQKSQSNQPKGSPNSLADKFSSMATDAKGPQAIADQERKSSMKESSASASAKVSDGASSIAKTSGSAKISDRADFLESGKNSICRGSTGTDVSEESTSSSLSSSVNKPHKANDSRWEAIQAIRTKDGALDLRHFRLLKKLGSGDIGSVYLSELCGTKCYFAMKVMDKASLASRKKLLRAQTEREILQSLDHPFLPTLYSHFETEKFSCLVMEFCPGGDLHTLRQRQPGKHFSEQAVKFYVAEVLLSLEYLHMLGIVYRDLKPENVLVREDGHIMLSDFDLSLRCAVSPTLVKSASLESEPLRKNSAYCVQPACIEPSCIQPSCAVTTSCFGPRLFSSKSKKEKKSKNEIGNQVSPLPELIAEPTGARSMSFVGTHEYLAPEIIKGEGHGSAVDWWTFGIFLYELLFGKTPFKGSGNRQTLFNVVGQPLRFPESPGVSFSARDLIRGLLVKEPQHRLAYKRGATEIKQHPFFEGVNWALIRCASPPEIPRPVEFERISGPAASTSEKAVAGSGTAPYQKNSDNYLEFDFF is encoded by the exons ATGGCCTCAGCACCTTCTGCCAAGAGTGGAAATCAGACAGCGGAACAGAGTTCTCGCAGGTCTTCGCCTTCCCAAGCTTCGAAAAGTAACAAATTAGAGATCGCAACTTCTAAAGAACGAGAAGTTGTATCGAAACAGATTATGGTAGAACCAACAGTCAGCCAAAAGTCACAGAGCAATCAGCCTAAGGGATCTCCCAACTCACTTGCTGATAAATTCAGTTCTATGGCTACCGACGCAAAGGGCCCACAAGCCATAGCTGATCAGGAAAGGAAGAGTTCTATGAAGGAGAGCTCAGCATCAGCATCAGCCAAAGTTAGTGACGGGGCTAGCAGTATTGCGAAAACAAGCGGAAGTGCCAAAATTAGTGATCGAGCGGATTTTCTCGAGAGTGGTAAGAACAGCATCTGCAGGGGTAGCACGGGAACTGATGTAAGTGAGGAGAGTACTTCCAGCAGCTTGAGCAGCAGTGTAAACAAACCTCATAAAGCTAACGACTCGAGATGGGAAGCCATCCAAGCTATCCGAACTAAAGACGGGGCGTTGGATTTGAGGCACTTCCGGTTGCTGAAGAAGTTGGGAAGTGGTGATATTGGAAGTGTGTATCTATCCGAGTTGTGTGGAACAAAGTGTTATTTTGCAATGAAAGTTATGGACAAGGCGTCGTTAGCTAGTCGTAAGAAATTGCTTCGTGCTCAGACAGAAAGAGAGATATTGCAGTCCTTGGACCATCCGTTTCTTCCAACGTTATATAGCCATTTTGAAACGGAAAAGTTTTCGTGTTTAGTGATGGAGTTCTGCCCAGGAGGAGACCTGCATACACTCAGACAAAGACAACCAGGGAAGCACTTTTCTGAACAAGCAGTGAA GTTCTATGTAGCAGAAGTGCTCCTTTCTCTGGAATACCTCCACATGCTTGGCATTGTCTACCGTGATCTCAAGCCAGAAAATGTGCTTGTCCGAGAAGATGGACATATAATGCTGTCCGATTTCGATCTCTCTCTTCGCTGTGCTGTGAGTCCGACACTTGTCAAGTCAGCATCTCTTGAATCGGAGCCGTTAAGGAAGAATTCAGCTTACTGTGTGCAGCCAGCATGCATCGAGCCCTCTTGTATTCAACCATCCTGTGCTGTTACCACATCATGTTTCGGGCCCCGCCTCTTTTCCAGCAAGtccaagaaagaaaagaaatctAAAAATGAAATAGGTAACCAAGTTAGCCCGTTACCAGAGCTTATTGCTGAGCCTACTGGAGCGCGGTCAATGTCGTTCGTCGGGACCCACGAGTACTTAGCACCCGAGATAATCAAAGGCGAAGGACACGGAAGTGCAGTGGACTGGTGGACCTTTGGTATCTTTCTGTACGAGTTATTGTTTGGCAAAACGCCCTTCAAGGGATCAGGAAATCGACAAACACTTTTCAATGTTGTGGGCCAGCCCCTGCGGTTTCCAGAATCTCCGGGGGTTAGCTTTTCAGCACGGGATCTTATCCGAGGCTTGCTCGTGAAGGAGCCCCAACACCGATTGGCATATAAAAGAGGAGCCACGGAAATCAAGCAGCATCCTTTCTTTGAAGGTGTAAATTGGGCTTTGATTCGTTGTGCGAGCCCGCCCGAGATCCCGAGGCCCGTGGAGTTTGAGAGAATTTCAGGTCCAGCAGCATCAACCAGTGAGAAAGCTGTAGCTGGAAGTGGAACTGCCCCTTACCAGAAGAATTCAGATAACTATCTTGAATTTGATTTCTTTTAA